A single genomic interval of Mycolicibacterium sp. MU0053 harbors:
- a CDS encoding AurF N-oxygenase family protein: MTAVNDADGQHEGLYLDRVEALTRATARLRFDPDVDIDWDAPENALDDADPRWQLDPASAPLAATDWYGKQPLQARIDMGRWVTANTLKVTLQFEMMLIRGVVHYAGKLPNGSPIFRYLLHELIDECNHIQMFQEFINRTGEDVPGMRRGSRVIGPILGFIGGYANLIHFIGVLCGEQPLHFQQTLQHRGAAQVPPLLNKITYIHLAEEARHISFADDHLAERLQRSWRLKRAWYAFLFPFFLRWLIGEMIAPPRTFAREFGIPRRVFKTAYWRSAQSRQMMAESAADVRLIAEDLGLRPAWARWIWRLLGVEGRLPRYRGEPDRGPAPARVAGFRAVVWARVVAAATMAGVALVCTPDGLRIIAAAAAGAGVWAIYHALRARRGGVVGNQSFEWPRLLVWVVVCVAMIPVGGLIGLALVVLMILALAEFTRTI, translated from the coding sequence ATGACCGCGGTCAACGACGCAGATGGCCAGCACGAGGGTCTCTACCTCGATAGAGTGGAGGCCCTCACTCGTGCGACGGCGCGGTTGCGTTTTGATCCGGATGTCGACATCGACTGGGACGCACCCGAGAATGCGTTGGACGACGCCGATCCGCGGTGGCAGTTGGACCCCGCCAGCGCTCCACTGGCGGCCACGGACTGGTATGGAAAGCAGCCATTGCAGGCCCGCATCGATATGGGCCGCTGGGTTACCGCGAACACTCTCAAGGTCACGCTTCAATTCGAGATGATGTTGATCCGCGGGGTGGTGCATTACGCGGGTAAATTGCCGAATGGCTCGCCGATTTTCCGGTATCTCCTCCACGAACTGATCGACGAATGCAACCACATTCAGATGTTCCAGGAATTCATCAATCGCACCGGCGAGGATGTTCCCGGAATGCGGCGGGGCTCCCGGGTGATCGGCCCTATTTTGGGCTTCATCGGCGGATACGCCAACCTGATCCATTTCATCGGGGTGCTCTGTGGCGAGCAACCGCTGCACTTCCAGCAGACGCTGCAGCATCGCGGCGCAGCCCAGGTGCCCCCGCTGCTGAACAAGATCACCTACATTCACCTGGCCGAAGAGGCCCGCCACATTTCGTTTGCCGACGATCATCTGGCCGAGCGGTTGCAACGTAGTTGGCGTTTGAAGCGGGCGTGGTACGCGTTCCTGTTCCCATTCTTCCTGCGGTGGTTGATCGGGGAGATGATCGCGCCGCCGCGTACTTTCGCCAGGGAGTTCGGGATTCCGCGACGGGTGTTCAAGACCGCGTACTGGCGGAGCGCTCAATCACGCCAGATGATGGCGGAATCGGCGGCCGATGTCCGGCTGATTGCCGAGGACCTGGGTCTACGGCCGGCATGGGCGCGCTGGATATGGCGACTGTTGGGGGTCGAGGGGCGGCTACCGCGGTACCGCGGGGAGCCGGATCGCGGCCCCGCGCCCGCCCGGGTGGCCGGATTTCGTGCCGTGGTGTGGGCCCGCGTGGTGGCCGCCGCGACCATGGCCGGTGTCGCTCTGGTCTGCACGCCTGATGGATTACGGATCATTGCCGCTGCCGCGGCCGGGGCCGGAGTGTGGGCGATCTACCACGCGCTACGCGCGCGTCGTGGCGGTGTGGTGGGGAATCAGTCGTTCGAATGGCCCAGGCTGCTGGTCTGGGTGGTGGTGTGCGTGGCCATGATCCCCGTCGGGGGGCTGATCGGGCTCGCGCTGGTGGTGCTCATGATCCTCGCGCTGGCCGAATTCACGCGCACCATTTGA